The following proteins are encoded in a genomic region of Chryseobacterium cucumeris:
- a CDS encoding DUF922 domain-containing protein, with protein sequence MKLTFVLCLLAAQVVYGQKIFWEEGKKLTWDNFKSPVNKKKNPDVAAYTHCGWEFYAEKSSDPKAPVAITIKTLFHEDKSWKDAKRMNDYILLHEQKHFDIAELFVRKFRKAVAEKIKNSGDYNKYFRAIYDGISVDYKNFQMAYDRETRHGLDKEKQTEYNQSISEQLDNLKSYKTL encoded by the coding sequence ATGAAGTTGACTTTCGTATTGTGTTTACTGGCAGCGCAGGTGGTGTACGGGCAGAAAATTTTCTGGGAGGAAGGCAAAAAGCTAACCTGGGATAACTTTAAAAGTCCGGTTAACAAAAAAAAGAATCCTGATGTGGCAGCATACACCCATTGTGGATGGGAATTTTATGCTGAAAAATCTTCCGATCCCAAAGCACCGGTTGCCATTACTATCAAAACACTGTTTCATGAAGATAAATCATGGAAAGATGCCAAAAGAATGAATGATTATATTCTCCTTCATGAGCAGAAGCATTTTGATATTGCAGAATTGTTTGTAAGAAAATTCAGAAAAGCAGTTGCTGAAAAAATCAAAAATTCAGGAGACTACAACAAATATTTCAGAGCAATTTACGATGGGATATCCGTTGATTATAAGAATTTCCAGATGGCCTACGACAGAGAAACCCGTCATGGGCTTGATAAAGAAAAACAAACCGAATATAATCAGTCGATTTCTGAACAACTCGACAACTTAAAAAGCTATAAAACCCTTTGA
- the rsmG gene encoding 16S rRNA (guanine(527)-N(7))-methyltransferase RsmG, whose amino-acid sequence MSASLLLKYFPDLTEKQKEQFSKLENLYNEWNEKINVISRKDMESLYEKHILHSLGIAKVMEFAPGTKVLDIGTGGGFPGIPLAILFPEVEFTLIDSIGKKISVVQAVADGVGLTNVTAIHGRAEKLKEKFHFVVSRAVTQMPEFLRWLKGKFEKEQFNPKHNGILYLKGGDLAEELAGIKCEIFNLKHYFDEEFFDTKKVVYVSKGNFNS is encoded by the coding sequence ATGTCTGCATCGTTACTATTAAAATATTTCCCGGATCTTACTGAAAAACAGAAAGAACAGTTCTCCAAATTGGAAAATCTGTACAATGAATGGAATGAAAAGATCAATGTAATTTCCAGAAAAGATATGGAATCACTGTATGAAAAGCACATTCTGCACTCTTTGGGAATTGCAAAAGTGATGGAATTCGCACCGGGAACCAAAGTTTTGGATATCGGAACCGGAGGTGGTTTTCCGGGGATTCCTCTGGCGATCCTTTTTCCTGAAGTAGAATTTACCCTGATTGATTCTATTGGGAAGAAAATCAGTGTAGTACAGGCTGTGGCAGACGGAGTTGGATTAACTAATGTTACCGCTATTCATGGAAGAGCAGAGAAGCTGAAAGAAAAATTCCATTTTGTAGTCAGCAGAGCAGTAACCCAGATGCCGGAATTTTTAAGATGGCTGAAAGGGAAATTTGAAAAAGAACAGTTTAATCCTAAACACAACGGAATTTTATATTTAAAAGGCGGTGATCTTGCTGAAGAACTTGCCGGAATTAAATGTGAAATATTCAATCTTAAACACTATTTTGATGAAGAATTTTTTGATACCAAGAAAGTAGTTTATGTATCAAAAGGTAATTTTAATTCCTGA
- a CDS encoding M20/M25/M40 family metallo-hydrolase, whose translation MKYSVFLLLISCSVFSQRYSKDDEVKKYVSQVNEDSLKSYIGKLVSFETRHTLSSIDDPKKGIGAARNWVIRKFNDYAKNSGGRMEVYLQQEDIQPDGKRIDKIVNLGNAVAFLKGTDPNDKRIFLIGGHLDSRVTDVMNRTSAAPGANDDGSGVSAVIESARILSRSSFPGSIIFVAFSGEEQSLLGSKQLAEKMKRENLQLEAVLNNDMIGNPKAGETGEINTRILRVFSEGLPYKDLDKKAMTIRNLGFENDSESRQLARYIKEVTEEYVKGLEIKLIYRNDRFLRGGDHTSFVNNGFPAVRLTEYYENYDHQHQDIRTENNKQYGDLTEFIDFKYLKKNVAANIAVLANLAKSPSKPEKVEMDVKELTNSTTLHWETPKSGIPAGYYVLARETDSALWQKKIFTTGLSMKIPLSKDNYIFAVQSVSPSGNLSVPVIPGIAK comes from the coding sequence ATGAAATATTCCGTTTTTTTATTACTGATTTCCTGTAGTGTTTTCTCGCAGAGATATTCAAAAGATGATGAAGTGAAAAAATATGTCTCGCAGGTGAATGAAGATTCATTAAAATCATATATCGGAAAGTTGGTAAGCTTTGAAACCCGGCATACCTTGAGTTCGATCGATGATCCAAAGAAGGGAATAGGTGCGGCAAGGAACTGGGTGATCAGAAAATTCAATGATTATGCTAAAAATTCGGGTGGAAGAATGGAAGTGTATCTACAGCAGGAAGACATTCAGCCGGATGGAAAGCGAATTGATAAAATAGTAAACCTTGGAAATGCTGTTGCTTTTCTGAAAGGAACAGATCCGAATGACAAAAGAATTTTCCTGATCGGAGGACATCTTGACTCAAGAGTGACTGATGTGATGAACAGAACTTCCGCAGCACCGGGAGCCAATGATGACGGCAGCGGGGTAAGTGCTGTCATAGAGTCGGCCAGAATATTGAGCAGATCTTCATTTCCTGGTTCGATTATTTTTGTAGCATTTTCCGGTGAAGAACAGTCGCTGTTGGGATCTAAACAGTTGGCTGAAAAAATGAAAAGAGAAAATCTGCAGCTGGAAGCGGTTCTTAATAATGATATGATCGGCAATCCAAAAGCAGGAGAAACAGGAGAGATCAATACCCGCATTCTTCGTGTATTCAGTGAAGGCCTGCCTTACAAAGATCTGGATAAAAAAGCGATGACGATCAGAAATCTTGGTTTTGAAAACGATAGTGAATCCAGACAGTTGGCCCGCTATATCAAAGAAGTTACGGAAGAATACGTGAAGGGGCTGGAGATTAAACTGATCTATAGAAATGACAGGTTTCTGCGCGGAGGAGATCACACCAGTTTTGTGAATAATGGATTTCCTGCCGTAAGACTGACCGAGTATTATGAAAATTACGACCATCAGCATCAGGATATAAGAACAGAAAACAATAAACAGTACGGTGATCTTACCGAATTTATAGATTTTAAATATCTGAAAAAGAATGTTGCTGCCAATATTGCTGTTCTTGCCAATCTTGCAAAATCTCCTTCAAAACCGGAGAAAGTTGAAATGGATGTAAAAGAGCTGACGAATTCCACCACTTTACATTGGGAAACGCCAAAATCCGGAATCCCTGCAGGATATTATGTGCTGGCAAGGGAAACAGACAGTGCGTTGTGGCAGAAAAAAATATTCACCACAGGACTTTCTATGAAGATTCCGCTTTCTAAAGACAATTATATTTTCGCTGTACAGAGCGTGAGCCCGTCAGGAAACCTGAGTGTCCCTGTTATACCAGGAATTGCAAAGTGA
- a CDS encoding pyridoxal phosphate-dependent aminotransferase: MDKLSDRVKRLGYSQTFVMSNKAREMKANGIDVISLTLGEPDFDVPDNIKQAAFDAINQNYSHYSPVPGFLELREAIAYKLKRDNNLEYKPSQICVSNGAKQAIINVLAAIINDGDEVLLPAPYWVSYDEMVRMMGGTSVILPTSYVTDFKVTAEQLEEAITEKTKAVLFSSPCNPSGGYYTYDELKSIAKVIAKYPQITIISDEIYEYINYETNTTSIAQFPEVYEQTAVINGMSKAFAMTGWRIGYSACPEWLAKACEKVQGQMTSGANTVAQRASIVALKADPSEYRYMIDAFKKRRDLVYELIKEIPGFKVVLPKAAFYFFPDISYYIGKNLDGTEIKNSDDFAMFILENAHVGCVGGFSFGSPECIRFSYAASEEDLREAMKRIKDLLEKFN, from the coding sequence ATGGATAAACTTTCAGATAGAGTAAAAAGATTAGGATACTCACAGACATTTGTTATGTCAAACAAAGCCAGAGAAATGAAAGCCAACGGAATAGATGTGATCAGTTTAACTCTTGGCGAGCCGGATTTCGATGTTCCGGACAATATCAAACAGGCAGCATTCGATGCCATCAATCAAAATTACAGCCACTATTCTCCGGTTCCGGGATTTCTGGAATTGCGTGAGGCTATTGCTTATAAATTAAAAAGGGATAATAATCTGGAATACAAACCTTCCCAGATCTGTGTTTCCAACGGAGCCAAACAGGCTATTATCAATGTTCTGGCAGCTATTATCAATGATGGCGATGAAGTTCTTCTTCCAGCACCTTACTGGGTAAGTTATGATGAAATGGTAAGAATGATGGGTGGAACTTCCGTAATACTTCCTACCTCGTATGTTACCGATTTCAAAGTGACTGCCGAACAGCTTGAAGAAGCTATTACAGAGAAAACCAAAGCGGTACTTTTCAGCTCGCCATGTAATCCGTCAGGAGGATACTACACTTATGATGAATTGAAATCGATCGCCAAAGTAATTGCCAAATACCCTCAGATAACGATCATTTCTGATGAGATTTATGAATACATCAATTACGAAACGAATACCACTTCGATTGCCCAGTTTCCTGAAGTCTATGAACAGACAGCCGTAATCAACGGAATGTCAAAGGCTTTCGCTATGACAGGATGGAGAATCGGGTATTCCGCATGTCCTGAATGGCTGGCAAAAGCTTGTGAAAAAGTACAGGGACAGATGACCAGCGGGGCCAATACGGTAGCACAGAGAGCGTCTATCGTTGCTTTGAAAGCAGATCCTTCCGAATACAGATACATGATTGATGCCTTCAAAAAAAGAAGAGATCTTGTCTATGAACTGATCAAAGAAATCCCGGGATTCAAAGTTGTGCTTCCAAAGGCAGCCTTCTATTTCTTCCCTGATATTTCGTATTATATCGGAAAAAACCTAGATGGAACAGAAATTAAAAATTCTGACGACTTTGCCATGTTCATCCTGGAAAATGCTCATGTTGGATGTGTAGGCGGATTCTCTTTCGGAAGTCCGGAATGTATCAGATTCTCTTATGCTGCTTCTGAAGAAGATTTAAGAGAGGCTATGAAACGAATTAAAGACTTATTGGAGAAATTCAATTAA